The Parasteatoda tepidariorum isolate YZ-2023 chromosome X2, CAS_Ptep_4.0, whole genome shotgun sequence genome includes a region encoding these proteins:
- the LOC122270778 gene encoding uncharacterized protein has protein sequence MDKFLPTLNRLEKVQISAAKIITGLRRSCPDKIVLFESDLQPLYMRRNSSLKKYYNKLISFGDQNRTSYYLKNWKNNHRLKRNSPFSLAVSIHLVDLQYPCRIEPHSLRSCFSPVTDFSGIHFHTELLYPAHKSKDNPEFMRQMALETISQIPSDALQLYTDGSKSDEGHSGSGVFIKTPTYTLSLKFRNSEFCSVFRSELIAIENGLRHVENIAEPDFKHIWILTDSKSSIQHLSNWMNVGDRAAASILGMLFRLSADFGVHFQWIPSHVGIKGNEMADSLAKDASLEPLQPDLPSTFNEVFAECKKMLMDLWRLPPPHNWYFRKRPGSALLFGGSRSQQTCLSRFASGHLRCLSYDQGQKTFGLCTKCKTAQASPEHILNCIDFKIDEVFSKPHLFLDFLDIFGLMELV, from the coding sequence atggaCAAATTTTTACCAACCCTGAATAGATTGGAAAAAGTTCAAATTAGTGcagcaaaaattattacaggTTTGAGGCGTAGCTGTCCAGATAAAATTGTTCTGTTTGAATCTGACCTCCAACCGTTATACATGAGAAGGAACTCCAGTCTCAAGAAATACTACAATAAGCTCATCAGTTTTGGTGACCAGAACAGAACCTCTTACTATctcaaaaattggaaaaataaccATAGACTGAAGAGAAACAGTCCCTTCTCTTTGGCTGTTTCAATTCACCTTGTAGACTTGCAATATCCCTGCCGAATTGAACCTCATTCCTTGAGGTCATGTTTTAGCCCTGTTACTGATTTTTCTGGTATCCATTTCCATACGGAGCTGTTGTACCCGGCCCATAAAAGTAAAGACAACCCAGAATTTATGAGACAAATGGCTCTTGAAACTATTAGCCAAATACCATCAGATGCTTTACAACTATACACAGATGGCAGCAAGAGCGACGAAGGTCATTCAGGTAGTGgggtttttattaaaacaccCACGTACACATTGAGtctcaaatttagaaattctgaattttgCTCGGTTTTCAGATCTGAGCTTATTGCGATTGAAAATGGCCTAAGACATGTTGAGAATATTGCTGAGCCTGACTTTAAGCATATATGGATACTGACGGATAGCAAATCTTCAATCCAACACCTTAGCAACTGGATGAATGTTGGAGACAGGGCTGCGGCTTCAATTTTGGGGATGCTCTTCAGGCTCTCAGCGGACTTTGGGGTACACTTCCAATGGATTCCATCACACGTTGGAATCAAAGGTAACGAGATGGCGGACTCACTGGCTAAAGATGCTTCTTTAGAACCTTTACAGCCAGATTTACCTTCCACTTTCAATGAGGTCTTTGCAGAGtgcaaaaaaatgcttatggaCCTTTGGAGGCTTCCTCCTCCGCATAATTGGTATTTCAGAAAACGACCTGGAAGTGCCTTGCTTTTTGGGGGATCTAGAAGCCAGCAGACATGCTTATCTCGCTTTGCAAGTGGTCATTTGAGGTGTCTCTCGTATGATCAGGGGCAAAAGACTTTTGGACTTTGCACTAAATGTAAGACTGCTCAGGCTTCGCCCGAGCATATTCTAAACTGCATCGATTTTAAGATCGACGaggttttttcaaaacctcatCTGTTTTTAGACTTTCTGGACATTTTTGGACTTATGGAATTGGTCTAA